A window of Proteus columbae contains these coding sequences:
- the proV gene encoding glycine betaine/L-proline ABC transporter ATP-binding protein ProV codes for MAIKLEVKNLYKVFGEHPKRAFELLESGMNKDQIFDKTGLTVGVQNANLAIEEGEIFVIMGLSGSGKSTLVRLLNRLISPTKGEVLIDGENIATMSDKELRQVRRKKISMVFQSFALMPHMNVLDNTAFGMDLAGLSKDERYKKAMDALEQVNLGSYANSWPDELSGGMRQRIGLARALANDPDILLMDEAFSALDPLIRTEMQDELLSLQGDKQRTIVFISHDLDEAMRIGDRIAIMQGGVVVQTGTPDEILNNPANDYVRTFFRGVDISHVFSAKDIAKRRPETLLHVAPGFGPRSALKVLEDEDRNFGYLIERGRKFVGIVSVMSLEEALKNKQPIESAILPEPCAINGDTPLNELISTVAQSPCAIPVIDEKNRYIGLISKGMLLQALDKETPNE; via the coding sequence ATGGCAATTAAACTCGAAGTAAAAAATCTCTACAAGGTATTTGGCGAGCACCCTAAACGCGCTTTTGAATTATTAGAATCAGGTATGAATAAAGATCAGATTTTTGATAAAACAGGGCTTACGGTGGGCGTTCAAAATGCAAATCTGGCAATTGAAGAAGGCGAAATATTTGTCATCATGGGTTTATCTGGTTCAGGTAAATCCACTCTAGTCCGCCTTCTCAATCGTCTGATCTCTCCGACAAAGGGAGAGGTGCTTATTGATGGTGAAAATATTGCCACCATGTCAGATAAAGAATTACGACAAGTTCGTCGTAAAAAAATCAGTATGGTGTTTCAATCATTTGCATTGATGCCTCATATGAATGTGCTTGATAACACTGCATTTGGAATGGATCTCGCGGGGTTAAGCAAAGACGAGCGTTATAAAAAAGCGATGGATGCCTTAGAGCAAGTCAACTTGGGTAGTTACGCAAACTCTTGGCCTGATGAGCTTTCTGGTGGGATGCGTCAACGTATCGGCCTTGCACGTGCGCTTGCTAATGATCCTGATATTTTGTTAATGGATGAAGCTTTTTCAGCACTTGATCCGTTAATTCGTACTGAAATGCAAGATGAGTTATTGAGCTTACAAGGCGATAAGCAGCGAACCATTGTATTTATCTCTCATGATTTGGATGAAGCGATGCGTATTGGTGATCGAATTGCCATTATGCAAGGTGGCGTTGTTGTCCAAACGGGAACACCAGATGAGATACTCAACAATCCAGCAAATGATTATGTGCGCACGTTTTTCCGTGGTGTTGATATTAGTCACGTATTTAGTGCAAAAGATATAGCCAAACGTCGCCCAGAAACCTTACTGCATGTTGCACCTGGTTTTGGTCCTCGCTCTGCATTAAAAGTGCTCGAAGATGAAGATAGAAACTTTGGCTATCTCATTGAACGAGGAAGAAAATTTGTTGGTATTGTTTCCGTTATGTCTCTTGAAGAGGCGCTGAAGAATAAACAACCTATTGAGTCAGCTATTTTACCTGAGCCTTGTGCCATTAATGGTGATACACCGTTAAACGAGCTGATTTCAACGGTTGCACAATCTCCCTGTGCAATTCCTGTTATTGATGAAAAAAACCGTTATATCGGCTTAATTTCTAAAGGAATGTTACTACAAGCACTGGATAAGGAGACGCCAAATGAGTAA
- the nrdH gene encoding glutaredoxin-like protein NrdH, which yields MSVILYTKPNCVQCSATERALKQKNIPFVAVDLTKDTQALAHIVSMGYRQVPVVVHGEQHWSGFCPDKIRQITL from the coding sequence ATGTCTGTTATCCTCTATACCAAACCGAATTGCGTTCAATGCAGTGCCACAGAACGCGCCTTAAAACAGAAAAATATTCCGTTTGTTGCAGTTGATCTCACCAAAGATACACAAGCCCTCGCTCACATTGTTTCTATGGGATATCGCCAAGTACCTGTAGTTGTTCACGGTGAACAACATTGGTCGGGTTTCTGCCCTGATAAAATCAGACAGATCACGCTCTAA
- a CDS encoding ribonuclease G, giving the protein MSYTNKPVPEEIKRWNWGAFMFNIIWGFGNKSYLPLLVLVPLLNLVWIFVCGIKGNEWAWKNGDYDSVETFMKVQETWNRAGFIYFIISIIMAVLFFIFFFTTMMAMIATSASHGY; this is encoded by the coding sequence GTGTCTTACACTAACAAACCAGTACCTGAAGAAATTAAACGTTGGAACTGGGGTGCTTTCATGTTTAATATTATTTGGGGTTTTGGTAATAAATCTTATCTTCCATTATTAGTACTTGTTCCTTTACTTAATCTTGTTTGGATCTTTGTCTGTGGTATTAAAGGGAATGAATGGGCTTGGAAAAATGGTGATTACGATTCTGTTGAAACCTTTATGAAAGTGCAAGAAACATGGAACAGAGCGGGCTTTATTTACTTTATTATTAGTATCATTATGGCTGTTCTTTTCTTTATTTTCTTCTTCACTACCATGATGGCAATGATTGCAACTTCTGCATCACACGGTTATTAA
- the nrdI gene encoding class Ib ribonucleoside-diphosphate reductase assembly flavoprotein NrdI, protein MQTAPLIYFSSRSENCHRFVQKLNLKATRIIEDETLLATQPFVLLCPTYGGGGAKGAVPKAVIQFLNIPENRQLIRGVIASGNTNFGAAYGLAGDIIAQKCQIPFLYRFELLGTPEDVNRVKTGLSTFWSSLTDQCVTR, encoded by the coding sequence ATGCAAACTGCACCTTTGATCTATTTTTCAAGTCGTTCTGAAAACTGCCATCGCTTTGTACAAAAGCTCAATTTAAAGGCGACCAGAATTATTGAAGATGAAACCTTGCTTGCAACACAACCTTTTGTGTTGCTTTGCCCAACTTATGGCGGCGGTGGTGCTAAAGGTGCAGTGCCTAAAGCGGTTATTCAGTTTTTAAATATTCCTGAAAACCGTCAATTAATACGTGGAGTCATTGCTTCTGGAAATACTAACTTTGGTGCAGCTTACGGATTAGCAGGCGATATTATTGCACAAAAATGCCAAATTCCTTTTTTGTATCGATTTGAATTATTAGGTACGCCAGAAGATGTAAACCGCGTAAAAACAGGTTTAAGCACATTTTGGTCAAGCCTTACTGACCAATGCGTCACGAGATAA
- a CDS encoding TonB-dependent hemoglobin/transferrin/lactoferrin family receptor, with amino-acid sequence MIHFLAKNDAYRQGIGIFSFSSSAIALLLTSLTSLNSYATESVKPEITTSIKSESPVQPKSSEKIILEPIYVSGELNSSVDAGSTVLTLKDIDRIQPNNIAELVDKLPGISSSGSPRPGGQTLNIWGMGNPEDIKITLDGTPKTFEKYRQGSIFIDPELIRRIDVDKGPHNITQGNGGFGGSVRIETKDPDDLLLPDQNIGMFLKYGHHTNDRQNRYSGAVYGKLLDGQADGLFYFNRRESDDLRRPDGTKFGYSQSDQDSFLIKTNIYLTEAQTLTLSASRSESDGWTPWAAKRDELAKPSQAEVDKYGFDAAMKRKLVYRDQKDDTFSVKWNIQPIDSDLINLTLTYGYSKTKQNDSRPETASSYFSSSMGNQSWVDYRNHQIEIKNESTIMQGALEHKVLVGTRWHRNDRDVLMFTRDKAKNPNYNYGYYAPPYMPEGTQTTTSFYLQDSMSYRNLTITPGVRYDIVKNKGKGSRAITYQDPDPYYGHDYSDVTYSGATPHLGLLWKMNQNFRFFGDLTYTWRAPLIDEQYEVQGSVSSLTGTSRHLDKETVRAARIGAIADFESVIQQEDQLQLRTTLFDTRGKDEIFRRRGVYCESQKVDGHNGNCPPSIGNYRNLPGYHIQGLEIEAFYNSPNVFGRLAYSTMKGKRDQSPRDPWFGQKTWIAEIQPDALHATLGVKVPSINVNMGWTGDFIGAQRRSPMDADPDAGYWSLPKSKGYAIHGLFANWEPSFIDNTEVRFTVANLFNRDYYPYLGESVSGVGRDYRFTVVKRF; translated from the coding sequence ATGATCCATTTCTTAGCAAAAAATGATGCTTATCGTCAGGGAATTGGGATATTTTCATTTTCGTCATCAGCGATTGCATTATTATTGACTTCACTCACTTCGTTAAATAGCTATGCAACTGAAAGTGTAAAACCAGAAATAACGACATCCATAAAGTCGGAGAGTCCTGTACAACCAAAATCGAGTGAAAAGATTATTCTTGAACCTATCTATGTATCAGGTGAGCTCAATTCGAGTGTTGATGCAGGAAGTACCGTTCTGACATTAAAAGATATCGACAGAATTCAGCCTAATAATATTGCAGAGCTGGTGGATAAATTACCCGGAATTTCATCATCGGGCTCACCAAGGCCAGGCGGTCAAACATTAAATATCTGGGGGATGGGTAATCCTGAAGATATTAAAATCACCCTTGATGGTACACCTAAAACCTTTGAGAAATATCGCCAAGGTTCAATTTTTATTGATCCTGAATTAATACGTCGTATTGATGTTGATAAAGGGCCTCATAATATTACTCAAGGAAATGGCGGATTTGGTGGTTCAGTGAGAATTGAAACCAAAGATCCCGATGACTTATTATTACCCGATCAGAATATTGGGATGTTTTTAAAATACGGACATCATACTAACGACAGACAAAATCGTTATAGTGGTGCGGTATATGGCAAATTACTTGATGGTCAAGCTGACGGATTATTCTATTTTAACCGTCGTGAAAGTGATGATCTGCGACGCCCTGATGGAACTAAATTTGGCTATTCACAGTCAGACCAAGATTCTTTTTTAATTAAAACGAATATCTATTTAACTGAAGCACAAACATTAACGTTATCAGCATCACGATCAGAAAGTGATGGTTGGACACCTTGGGCGGCTAAACGGGATGAATTAGCTAAACCTAGCCAAGCTGAAGTGGATAAATATGGCTTTGATGCGGCGATGAAACGTAAATTAGTTTATCGTGATCAAAAAGATGACACCTTCAGTGTGAAATGGAATATTCAGCCAATTGATTCTGATCTAATTAATTTAACGCTTACCTACGGTTATTCAAAAACTAAGCAAAACGATAGTCGCCCAGAGACAGCAAGCTCCTATTTTAGCAGCAGTATGGGGAATCAAAGTTGGGTAGATTATCGAAATCATCAAATTGAAATTAAAAATGAAAGCACTATTATGCAAGGTGCTTTAGAGCATAAAGTATTAGTGGGAACACGTTGGCATCGTAATGATCGTGATGTCTTAATGTTTACTCGTGATAAAGCTAAGAATCCAAATTACAACTATGGATATTATGCGCCTCCTTATATGCCAGAAGGTACGCAAACGACAACCAGTTTCTATCTTCAAGATTCGATGAGTTATAGAAACCTGACGATAACACCAGGCGTTCGCTACGATATCGTTAAAAATAAAGGCAAAGGAAGCCGAGCTATCACTTATCAAGATCCGGATCCCTATTATGGCCATGATTATTCGGATGTGACTTATAGCGGGGCAACGCCTCACTTAGGTTTATTATGGAAAATGAATCAGAATTTCAGATTCTTTGGTGATCTAACCTATACATGGCGAGCGCCATTGATTGATGAGCAGTATGAAGTTCAAGGAAGTGTTTCTAGCTTAACGGGAACAAGTCGCCACCTAGATAAAGAAACAGTAAGAGCTGCACGAATTGGTGCAATTGCAGACTTTGAAAGTGTTATTCAGCAAGAAGACCAACTGCAATTAAGAACAACACTGTTTGATACTCGTGGTAAAGACGAAATCTTCCGCCGCCGTGGTGTCTATTGTGAAAGCCAAAAAGTGGATGGGCATAATGGAAATTGTCCGCCTTCAATAGGTAATTACCGTAATTTACCAGGTTACCATATTCAAGGGTTGGAAATTGAAGCCTTTTATAATAGCCCTAATGTATTCGGTCGTTTAGCGTATTCAACAATGAAAGGAAAACGTGACCAATCACCGCGTGATCCGTGGTTTGGTCAAAAAACATGGATTGCAGAGATCCAGCCTGACGCTTTACATGCCACCCTTGGCGTAAAAGTACCAAGTATTAATGTCAATATGGGATGGACGGGCGATTTTATTGGCGCTCAACGCCGCTCGCCAATGGATGCTGATCCTGATGCTGGCTATTGGTCATTACCAAAAAGTAAAGGTTATGCAATCCACGGTTTATTTGCGAATTGGGAACCTTCTTTTATAGATAATACTGAGGTTCGTTTTACAGTCGCAAATTTATTTAACCGTGATTATTACCCTTATTTAGGTGAATCAGTTTCAGGTGTAGGACGTGATTATCGATTTACTGTGGTAAAACGTTTCTAA
- a CDS encoding CDP-alcohol phosphatidyltransferase family protein, which translates to MTIYDLKPKFQSLLRPYVEQLFTKGITANQVTLSALLLSIAVGGLLLLYPSPRLFLLLPFVLFFRMALNAIDGMLAREHNQKSALGAILNEASDVISDIALYLPFAFIFPQAYWWIMLALFLMIMTEFLGVLAQTINASRRYDGPMGKSDRAFIFGTIAFFIGLFPSLTLSESTHYLFIIINLLLLLTCYHRIHRALKEATMTDKDKDTSL; encoded by the coding sequence ATGACAATTTATGACCTAAAACCAAAATTTCAATCTCTATTGCGCCCTTATGTAGAACAGTTATTCACAAAAGGGATCACCGCAAATCAGGTCACGCTCTCTGCTTTACTGTTATCCATTGCCGTTGGTGGGTTACTTTTACTTTATCCTTCCCCTCGTTTATTTTTATTACTCCCTTTTGTCCTCTTTTTTCGTATGGCGCTTAATGCCATAGATGGCATGCTTGCACGAGAACATAATCAAAAAAGTGCGCTTGGGGCGATATTAAACGAAGCCAGCGATGTTATTTCAGACATTGCACTCTATCTACCTTTTGCTTTTATTTTTCCACAAGCCTACTGGTGGATCATGCTGGCACTTTTTTTAATGATAATGACTGAGTTCTTAGGTGTTCTAGCCCAAACTATTAATGCTTCTCGTCGTTATGATGGCCCGATGGGAAAAAGTGATAGAGCCTTTATTTTTGGTACTATCGCATTTTTTATCGGATTATTCCCCTCACTGACATTATCAGAAAGCACACATTATCTTTTTATTATTATTAATTTATTACTTTTGTTGACTTGTTATCACCGAATTCATCGCGCACTAAAAGAAGCAACGATGACAGATAAAGATAAGGATACATCGTTATGA
- the nrdF gene encoding class 1b ribonucleoside-diphosphate reductase subunit beta, producing MSSPLLSHVNAINWNRIEDEKDLEVWNRLTMNFWLPEKIPLSNDIPSWNTLTQAEKKLTIRVFTGLTLLDTIQNTVGAPTLMPDALTPHEEAVLSNICFMEAVHARSYSSIFSTLCLTTDVDEAYRWSEENPYLQKKAEIILRYYQDKDPLKKKIASVFLESFLFYSGFYLPMYWSSRGKLTNTADLIRLIIRDEAVHGYYIGYKFQNQLLNKSELEKQDIKDFAFSLLLDLYDNEVKYTEDLYDTVGWTEDVKKFLHYNANKALMNLGYEALFPDEITDVSPAILSSLSPDANENHDFFSGSGSSYVIGKTINTEDDDWDF from the coding sequence ATGTCATCACCTTTATTAAGCCACGTTAATGCGATTAACTGGAATCGCATTGAAGATGAAAAAGATTTAGAAGTTTGGAACCGTTTAACCATGAATTTTTGGTTACCTGAAAAAATTCCACTCTCTAATGATATTCCTTCATGGAACACGCTGACTCAAGCTGAAAAAAAACTGACGATCCGTGTTTTCACAGGGCTAACTTTGCTTGATACGATCCAAAACACCGTAGGCGCACCTACTTTAATGCCTGATGCACTCACGCCTCATGAAGAAGCAGTATTATCTAATATCTGTTTTATGGAAGCGGTTCATGCTCGCTCTTACAGTTCGATATTTTCTACACTCTGCTTAACAACCGATGTCGATGAGGCATACCGTTGGAGTGAGGAAAATCCTTACTTACAAAAGAAAGCAGAAATTATTTTGCGTTATTATCAAGATAAAGATCCTTTAAAGAAAAAAATCGCCAGCGTCTTTTTAGAATCCTTTTTATTTTATTCAGGATTCTATTTACCAATGTATTGGTCAAGCCGAGGAAAATTAACCAATACAGCCGATTTAATTCGTCTTATTATTAGGGATGAAGCCGTTCATGGTTATTACATTGGCTACAAATTTCAAAATCAGTTATTAAATAAATCAGAATTAGAAAAACAAGATATTAAAGATTTTGCTTTCTCATTATTATTAGATTTATATGACAATGAAGTGAAATATACCGAAGATCTTTACGACACTGTAGGTTGGACAGAAGATGTCAAAAAATTTCTTCATTATAATGCAAATAAAGCATTAATGAATTTAGGGTATGAAGCTTTATTCCCTGATGAAATAACTGATGTCAGTCCTGCAATTCTTTCTTCATTATCACCAGATGCAAATGAAAATCACGATTTCTTCTCTGGTTCAGGTTCATCTTATGTTATTGGAAAAACCATTAACACGGAAGACGATGATTGGGATTTTTAA
- the proX gene encoding glycine betaine/L-proline ABC transporter substrate-binding protein ProX: MRNPVIWATVLSATLISTQLSAADLPGKGISVQPVQSTISEETFQTLIVNKALEQLGYTVQPIKEVDYNVAYSSIANGDATFMAVSWVPLHNSQYAAAGGDNTFYRKGDYVVNAAQGYLIDKKTAEKYNITNIEQLKDPKIAKLFDANGDGKADLTGCNPGWGCEEAINNHLKAYGLEKSVTHNQGNYAAMMADTITRYKEGKPIFYYTWTPYWISDVLKPGKDVVWLQVPFSSLPGDDKTDTTLANGKNYGFPPSTMHIAANKKWAEENPAAAKLFEVMKVSVADINAQNLRMHNGQKSQADIEHHANAWIKAHQKTFDGWIEQAQAAVK, translated from the coding sequence ATGCGTAATCCAGTTATCTGGGCAACAGTATTGTCCGCCACACTGATAAGCACCCAGTTATCCGCTGCTGATTTACCTGGAAAAGGGATTTCGGTTCAACCCGTGCAAAGTACGATTTCTGAAGAAACCTTTCAAACTTTAATCGTCAATAAAGCACTAGAACAATTAGGTTACACTGTTCAGCCAATTAAAGAAGTTGACTATAACGTTGCTTATTCCTCTATCGCCAATGGTGATGCAACTTTTATGGCAGTCAGTTGGGTTCCTCTTCATAATTCACAATATGCAGCGGCAGGAGGTGATAATACCTTTTATCGTAAAGGGGATTATGTCGTTAATGCAGCTCAAGGTTACTTGATTGATAAAAAAACAGCAGAGAAATATAACATTACGAATATTGAGCAATTAAAAGATCCTAAAATTGCCAAATTATTTGATGCCAATGGTGATGGCAAAGCTGATTTAACAGGTTGTAATCCGGGATGGGGTTGTGAAGAAGCGATCAACAACCACTTAAAAGCCTATGGATTAGAAAAATCTGTTACACATAACCAAGGCAATTACGCGGCAATGATGGCAGATACCATTACTCGCTATAAAGAAGGCAAACCCATTTTTTATTACACATGGACGCCTTACTGGATAAGTGATGTATTAAAACCGGGTAAAGATGTTGTTTGGTTACAAGTCCCCTTCTCTTCGTTACCAGGTGATGATAAAACCGATACCACATTAGCAAATGGTAAAAACTACGGCTTTCCACCAAGTACTATGCATATTGCAGCAAATAAAAAATGGGCTGAAGAAAATCCCGCTGCGGCAAAACTCTTTGAAGTCATGAAAGTGTCTGTTGCCGATATTAATGCGCAAAACTTGCGTATGCATAATGGTCAAAAATCACAAGCAGATATTGAACATCATGCTAATGCATGGATCAAAGCACATCAAAAAACCTTTGATGGTTGGATTGAACAAGCTCAGGCTGCTGTAAAGTAA
- the nrdE gene encoding class 1b ribonucleoside-diphosphate reductase subunit alpha — protein MTQSTEQLDYHALNAMLNLYDDQGNIQFDKDKLATHHFFRQHVNQNTVFFHDLREKLEFLVQQHYYEAQVLEQYEFAFIKQLFKHAYSKKFRFQSFLGAFKYYTSYTLKTFDGERYLERYEDRVCMVALTLAQGDTDLALHLVDEIISGRFQPATPTFLNCGKQQRGELVSCFLLRIEDNMESIGRSVNSALQLSKRGGGVAFLLTNLREAGAPIKRIENQSSGVVPVMKMLEDAFSYANQLGARQGAGAVYLHAHHPDIYHFLDTKRENADEKVRIKTLSLGVVIPDITFELAKRNEDMYLFSPYDVQRVYGVPMSEISISEKYSEMVNNAQIRKKKIKAREFFQTLAEIQFESGYPYIMFEDAVNRANPIAGRINMSNLCSEILQVNSASEYHPDLSYRHIGHDISCNLGSMNIAMAMDSPNFAHTVSTAIRALSNVSEMTKIESVPSIEKGNLASHAIGLGQMNLHGYLAREGIYYGSEEALDFTNIYFYTVTYYALLASNQLAIKKKQHFKGFENSKYATGEYFNKYISQQWLPKTQKVHQLFSQSNIHIPTQEDWQTLKQSIMTHGIYNQNLQAIPPTGSISYINHSTSSIHPIAAPIEIRKEGKIGRVYYPAPFMTNENRQYYQDAYEIGAEKIIDTYAEASQHIDQGLSLTLFFSDEATTRDINKAQIYAWRKGIKTLYYIRIRQSALAGTEIKGCVSCAL, from the coding sequence ATGACACAATCAACAGAACAACTGGATTACCATGCATTGAATGCCATGCTAAATCTCTATGATGATCAAGGTAATATTCAGTTTGATAAAGACAAATTAGCGACACACCATTTTTTTCGTCAGCATGTAAATCAAAACACAGTATTTTTTCATGATCTAAGAGAAAAATTAGAATTCTTAGTTCAACAACACTATTACGAAGCTCAAGTGTTAGAACAGTATGAATTTGCCTTTATCAAACAGCTATTCAAACATGCTTATAGCAAAAAGTTTCGCTTTCAATCGTTCCTTGGCGCTTTTAAGTATTACACCAGTTACACCTTAAAAACATTTGATGGCGAGCGCTACCTTGAGCGCTATGAAGATCGCGTTTGCATGGTGGCTCTCACGCTTGCACAGGGTGATACTGATCTTGCACTTCATCTTGTTGATGAAATCATTAGTGGCCGTTTTCAACCCGCAACACCGACTTTTTTAAATTGTGGAAAGCAACAGCGTGGTGAATTGGTTTCCTGCTTTCTGCTGCGTATAGAAGATAATATGGAGTCTATCGGTCGATCGGTAAATTCCGCATTACAACTTTCTAAACGTGGCGGTGGCGTTGCATTTTTGCTGACTAATTTACGTGAAGCTGGTGCCCCAATTAAACGTATAGAGAATCAATCTTCTGGCGTTGTTCCTGTTATGAAGATGCTTGAAGATGCTTTTTCCTATGCCAATCAGTTAGGCGCAAGGCAAGGAGCTGGTGCTGTTTATCTTCATGCACATCATCCAGATATTTACCATTTTCTTGATACAAAAAGAGAAAATGCGGATGAAAAAGTGCGAATAAAAACCCTCTCTTTAGGCGTTGTTATCCCTGATATCACTTTTGAATTAGCGAAACGCAATGAAGATATGTATCTCTTCTCACCTTATGATGTACAGCGTGTTTATGGCGTACCTATGTCAGAGATCAGTATTAGTGAAAAATACAGTGAAATGGTGAATAACGCGCAAATTCGTAAGAAAAAAATTAAAGCGAGAGAGTTTTTCCAAACACTTGCCGAAATTCAATTTGAATCTGGCTATCCTTATATCATGTTTGAAGATGCAGTAAATCGCGCCAATCCTATCGCTGGTAGAATTAACATGAGCAATCTTTGCTCTGAAATCTTACAAGTCAACAGCGCAAGTGAGTATCACCCTGACTTAAGTTATCGCCATATCGGTCATGATATCAGTTGTAACTTAGGTTCTATGAATATTGCTATGGCAATGGACTCACCTAACTTTGCACATACCGTCAGCACTGCAATTAGGGCATTAAGTAATGTCTCTGAAATGACGAAAATTGAGTCCGTTCCTTCTATTGAAAAAGGTAATCTCGCTTCTCATGCCATTGGTTTAGGACAAATGAATTTACATGGCTACTTAGCCCGTGAAGGGATTTATTATGGCTCTGAGGAAGCGTTAGATTTTACTAATATCTATTTTTATACCGTCACTTACTATGCGTTATTAGCTTCAAATCAATTAGCGATTAAGAAAAAGCAGCACTTTAAAGGTTTTGAAAATTCAAAATACGCAACGGGTGAATATTTTAATAAATATATATCACAACAGTGGTTGCCTAAAACTCAAAAAGTCCACCAGCTATTTAGCCAATCTAATATTCATATTCCAACACAGGAAGATTGGCAGACTCTCAAGCAATCTATTATGACGCATGGGATCTATAATCAAAACTTACAAGCAATACCACCGACAGGGTCTATTTCCTATATAAACCATTCTACATCAAGTATTCATCCTATTGCCGCGCCAATAGAGATCAGAAAAGAAGGTAAGATTGGGCGAGTTTATTACCCTGCTCCCTTTATGACCAATGAAAACCGTCAATATTATCAAGATGCATATGAAATTGGAGCTGAGAAAATTATCGATACCTATGCCGAAGCTTCACAACATATCGATCAAGGATTATCACTGACGTTGTTCTTTTCTGATGAAGCCACAACAAGAGATATCAACAAAGCGCAAATTTACGCATGGCGTAAAGGTATTAAAACCTTGTATTACATTCGTATTCGACAATCTGCATTAGCAGGTACTGAAATCAAAGGCTGTGTTTCGTGCGCACTTTAA
- the proW gene encoding glycine betaine/L-proline ABC transporter permease ProW, translated as MSNTTDQNTALDTKIQETATNETAQETTNHVNDDPWATTDTSTTDVDPWGAGSGTENIDTSSAGSDWLDAAPTDVAPDSFNLMDPFHNTLIPLDSWVTEAIDWIVLHFRPVFQGIRVPVDLVLSGFENFLTSMPAPIAIILFSLIAWQLSGKVMGAASFISLILIGAIGAWSEAMVTLALVLTSLLFCLIIGLPLGIWLANSDRASKIVRPLLDAMQTTPAFVYLVPIVMLFGIGNVPGVVVTIIFALPPIVRLTILGIKQVPEDLIEAAQSFGANPRQMLFKVQLPLAMPTIMAGVNQTLMLALSMVVIASMIAVGGLGQMVLRGIGRLDMGLAAVGGAGIVILAIILDRLTQSLGQNSRHKGNRCWYMTGPIGLICRLFGKKAS; from the coding sequence ATGAGTAATACAACAGATCAAAATACAGCTTTGGATACAAAGATCCAAGAGACTGCGACAAACGAAACTGCACAAGAGACAACCAATCACGTAAATGATGATCCTTGGGCAACAACAGACACCAGTACAACAGACGTCGATCCGTGGGGTGCAGGAAGTGGTACTGAAAATATTGACACCTCATCCGCTGGCAGTGATTGGCTAGATGCCGCACCGACGGATGTCGCACCCGATTCATTCAATCTCATGGACCCATTTCACAATACGCTGATCCCATTAGATTCATGGGTTACCGAAGCGATTGACTGGATTGTGTTGCACTTTCGCCCTGTTTTCCAAGGTATTCGTGTACCGGTTGATTTGGTATTAAGTGGTTTTGAAAATTTCTTAACCTCAATGCCAGCACCTATCGCCATTATTCTGTTTTCTCTGATTGCATGGCAACTTTCAGGCAAAGTCATGGGTGCTGCTTCTTTTATCTCATTAATATTAATTGGTGCTATTGGTGCTTGGTCTGAAGCGATGGTTACCCTTGCATTGGTACTCACTTCATTACTGTTTTGTCTTATTATCGGGCTCCCATTAGGAATATGGTTAGCTAACAGTGATAGAGCATCCAAAATTGTTCGGCCTTTACTGGATGCAATGCAGACAACACCTGCGTTTGTCTACTTAGTACCTATTGTCATGCTGTTTGGTATTGGTAACGTACCCGGCGTTGTGGTCACCATTATTTTTGCCTTACCTCCTATTGTGAGATTGACTATTTTAGGGATCAAACAAGTTCCTGAAGATTTAATTGAAGCAGCACAATCATTTGGTGCAAATCCTCGTCAAATGCTGTTTAAAGTGCAATTGCCACTCGCCATGCCAACGATTATGGCTGGTGTAAACCAAACACTGATGTTAGCACTTTCAATGGTTGTTATTGCATCAATGATAGCCGTTGGTGGATTAGGTCAAATGGTATTACGCGGTATAGGTCGCCTTGATATGGGACTTGCTGCCGTAGGAGGTGCAGGTATTGTTATCCTCGCCATTATTCTTGACCGATTAACACAATCTTTAGGTCAAAACAGCCGTCATAAAGGCAATCGATGCTGGTATATGACAGGACCTATCGGTTTAATTTGTCGACTCTTTGGCAAAAAAGCATCGTAA